A single genomic interval of Pontibacter deserti harbors:
- the asnS gene encoding asparagine--tRNA ligase: MQRTKVKDLLTGAEAGKDVLLKGWVRTKRGNKYVNFIAVNDGSTINNIQVVADANNFSEEQLKDVTTGAAVSITGELVASQGKGQAFEVQAKTIEVLGKADPETYPLQKKAHSLEFLREIAHLRFRTNTFGAVFRVRNSLAFAVHRFFNEKGFVYMHTPIITASDAEGAGEMFRVTTLDPVNPPRTENGEVNYAEDFFGRATNLTVSGQLEGELAAMAFSDIYTFGPTFRAENSNTTRHLAEFWMIEPEMAFYDLKMNADLAEEFIKYIIRYALENNREDIEFLGQRLTEEDKAKPQNERQEMTLLEKLEFVVNNDFERVTYTEAIDILLNSNHYKKKKFQYDVKWGIDLQSEHERYLVEKHFKKPVIVTDYPKDIKAFYMRLNDDGKTVAAMDILAPGIGEIVGGSQREERLDILVERMKGVGIEEEALWWYLDTRRFGGCPHAGFGLGFERMVQFVTGMGNIRDVIPFPRTPQNAEF; encoded by the coding sequence ATGCAACGCACAAAAGTAAAAGACCTGCTGACAGGCGCCGAAGCGGGCAAAGATGTTCTGCTGAAAGGCTGGGTGCGCACCAAGCGCGGAAATAAGTACGTGAACTTTATTGCCGTTAACGACGGCTCTACTATAAATAATATTCAGGTTGTAGCCGATGCCAATAATTTCAGTGAAGAGCAACTGAAAGATGTTACAACCGGCGCTGCCGTTTCTATTACCGGCGAGCTGGTAGCATCGCAGGGCAAAGGACAGGCGTTTGAAGTACAGGCTAAAACTATAGAAGTACTGGGCAAAGCTGATCCGGAAACATACCCGTTACAGAAAAAAGCACACTCGCTGGAGTTTTTGCGTGAGATTGCGCACCTGCGTTTCCGTACCAATACATTTGGCGCAGTATTCAGAGTTCGTAACTCATTGGCTTTTGCCGTGCACAGGTTCTTTAACGAGAAGGGTTTTGTATACATGCACACGCCTATCATCACGGCTTCGGATGCTGAAGGTGCAGGTGAGATGTTCCGTGTAACCACACTGGATCCGGTTAACCCGCCGCGCACTGAGAACGGTGAAGTAAACTATGCTGAAGACTTCTTTGGCAGAGCTACTAACCTAACGGTATCAGGGCAGTTGGAAGGCGAATTGGCGGCAATGGCGTTCAGTGATATTTATACTTTCGGACCAACGTTCCGTGCGGAAAACTCAAACACAACACGCCACTTAGCAGAGTTCTGGATGATTGAGCCGGAAATGGCTTTCTATGACCTGAAAATGAACGCCGACCTGGCTGAAGAATTTATCAAGTATATTATCCGTTACGCGCTGGAGAATAACCGCGAAGACATTGAGTTTTTAGGTCAGCGTTTGACAGAAGAAGATAAAGCCAAGCCACAGAACGAGCGCCAGGAAATGACCTTGCTGGAGAAGCTGGAGTTTGTAGTAAATAACGACTTTGAGCGCGTAACTTACACCGAAGCGATTGACATACTGCTGAACTCGAACCATTACAAGAAGAAGAAATTCCAGTACGATGTGAAGTGGGGCATTGACCTGCAGAGTGAGCACGAGCGCTACCTGGTAGAGAAGCACTTCAAAAAACCGGTTATCGTTACTGATTATCCTAAGGATATTAAAGCCTTCTACATGCGCCTGAACGACGATGGTAAAACGGTCGCTGCGATGGATATACTTGCGCCGGGCATTGGCGAGATTGTAGGTGGTTCGCAGCGTGAAGAACGCCTAGATATACTGGTAGAGCGCATGAAAGGCGTAGGCATTGAAGAAGAAGCGCTTTGGTGGTATCTGGATACGCGCCGTTTCGGTGGCTGTCCGCACGCAGGTTTCGGTCTTGGCTTTGAGCGTATGGTGCAGTTCGTAACCGGCATGGGTAACATCCGCGACGTAATTCCTTTCCCAAGAACACCGCAGAACGCAGAGTTTTAA
- a CDS encoding 3-hydroxyanthranilate 3,4-dioxygenase has protein sequence MAIQRPFNFKQWIDEHRHLLKPPVGNQQVYKANDDFIVMVVGGPNARKDYHYDESEEFFYQVEGDIVLKIIEDGKPVDIPIREGEIFLLPPRVPHSPQRPANTVGLVIERYRREGEKDGFMWFCENCGNKLHEDFTEVTDIVKQLPEIMGNFWNNEQLRTCSKCGEVLQPPVKPVEQAAK, from the coding sequence ATGGCCATACAACGACCTTTCAACTTTAAGCAGTGGATTGATGAGCATCGGCACCTGCTTAAGCCGCCGGTAGGTAACCAGCAGGTATACAAAGCCAACGATGATTTTATTGTAATGGTAGTAGGTGGCCCGAATGCCCGCAAGGATTACCACTACGATGAGAGCGAAGAGTTCTTTTACCAGGTAGAAGGCGATATTGTGCTCAAGATCATAGAAGATGGTAAACCTGTAGATATCCCGATTCGGGAAGGTGAGATCTTTCTGTTGCCGCCACGCGTGCCACATTCGCCACAGCGCCCGGCTAATACGGTAGGCCTGGTAATTGAGCGTTACCGCCGCGAAGGGGAGAAGGATGGCTTTATGTGGTTCTGTGAGAACTGCGGCAACAAGCTACACGAAGACTTTACCGAAGTAACCGATATTGTAAAACAGCTGCCTGAAATTATGGGCAACTTCTGGAATAACGAGCAGTTGCGCACCTGCAGCAAGTGTGGAGAGGTATTGCAGCCACCGGTTAAACCAGTAGAGCAAGCCGCCAAGTAA
- a CDS encoding amidohydrolase family protein, producing the protein MHKHTPTSPVLTDSGLLKIDIHTHILPATWPNLRERYGYGGFIRLEHHKPCCARMMMDDKFFREIQDNCWDPKVRMHECSQHKVGVQVLSTVPVMFNYWAKPEHTYDLSKLLNDHIAGVVADYPDRFIGLGTVPMQDTDLAIKELERCVKELGMPGIQIGTNVNGCNLDEPKLFPIFEAAQDLGAAIFVHPWDMLGKDRTSKYWMPWLVGMPAETTVAICSMIFGGVLERLPKLRVAFAHGGGSFPSTIGRIAHGFEVRPDLCAIDNNVNPREYLGKFYFDSLVHDPLMLEYLVNLVGANCIALGTDYPFPLGELEPGKLIESMPYDLATIERMLSGTALEWLNLKKEQFVKMPVLKSASTLEGEEV; encoded by the coding sequence ATGCATAAACATACGCCTACATCTCCTGTACTTACCGATTCTGGTCTGCTGAAGATCGATATACATACGCACATTTTGCCTGCAACCTGGCCTAACCTGCGTGAACGGTACGGGTATGGCGGCTTTATTCGTTTAGAGCACCACAAGCCCTGCTGTGCCCGCATGATGATGGATGATAAGTTCTTCCGGGAGATACAGGACAATTGCTGGGACCCGAAGGTGCGCATGCACGAGTGCAGCCAGCATAAAGTAGGTGTTCAAGTGCTGAGCACAGTGCCGGTAATGTTTAACTACTGGGCCAAACCCGAACATACCTATGACCTGAGCAAACTACTGAACGACCATATTGCCGGTGTAGTAGCCGATTACCCTGACCGTTTTATTGGTTTAGGTACAGTACCGATGCAGGACACTGACCTGGCTATAAAGGAGCTGGAGCGTTGCGTAAAGGAGCTGGGTATGCCAGGTATACAGATTGGGACGAATGTGAATGGCTGCAACCTGGATGAACCAAAGCTGTTCCCGATCTTTGAAGCTGCCCAGGACTTAGGCGCTGCCATTTTTGTACACCCCTGGGATATGCTGGGCAAAGACCGCACAAGCAAATACTGGATGCCGTGGCTGGTGGGAATGCCCGCTGAAACTACTGTGGCGATCTGTTCTATGATCTTCGGAGGCGTGTTGGAGCGCCTGCCTAAATTACGGGTAGCCTTTGCACATGGCGGAGGTTCTTTTCCGTCAACTATAGGCCGTATTGCCCATGGCTTCGAAGTCCGCCCGGACCTTTGTGCCATCGATAACAATGTAAACCCACGCGAGTACTTGGGTAAGTTCTATTTTGATTCGCTGGTGCACGACCCTTTGATGCTGGAATACCTGGTGAACCTGGTTGGTGCCAACTGCATTGCGCTGGGTACCGATTATCCTTTCCCCTTGGGTGAGCTGGAGCCCGGCAAGCTGATAGAATCCATGCCTTACGACCTGGCAACTATAGAACGTATGTTGAGCGGCACCGCCCTGGAGTGGCTTAACCTGAAGAAGGAGCAGTTTGTGAAAATGCCTGTTCTTAAGTCTGCTTCTACACTGGAAGGGGAGGAAGTATAG
- a CDS encoding SDR family oxidoreductase — protein MNLNLQNKRAIVCGSTQGIGKAIAIELAQLGANITLAARNEDKLQTALQDLDTSQGQQHDYIVADFSDPYNLNIQVQGYLSQQPIVHILVNNTGGPAGGPITEAISDEFVSAFNQHLVANHLLAKAVIPGMKEAKYGRIINIISTSVKQPLHGLGVSNTIRGAVASWAKTMANELGQFGITVNNVLPGATRTGRLESIIENKAKKTEAAVDAIESEMMAEIPARRFAEPEEVAAAAAFLATPAAAYINGINVPVDGGRTGCL, from the coding sequence ATGAACCTAAACCTACAGAACAAACGAGCTATAGTTTGCGGCAGCACGCAAGGCATCGGGAAAGCCATAGCTATTGAGCTGGCACAGCTTGGTGCAAATATTACTTTAGCTGCACGCAACGAAGACAAATTACAAACTGCACTACAGGACCTGGATACTAGCCAGGGGCAACAGCACGATTACATTGTAGCTGATTTCTCTGACCCTTATAATCTGAACATCCAAGTGCAGGGTTACCTGAGCCAGCAGCCAATAGTACATATACTTGTGAATAACACAGGCGGCCCGGCAGGTGGCCCTATTACCGAAGCCATATCTGATGAGTTTGTAAGTGCTTTTAACCAGCACCTGGTAGCCAACCACTTGTTGGCAAAAGCAGTTATCCCGGGGATGAAAGAAGCAAAGTATGGTCGTATCATCAACATCATCAGTACCTCAGTAAAACAACCCTTGCATGGGCTTGGAGTTTCTAATACTATCCGCGGAGCAGTTGCCAGCTGGGCTAAAACTATGGCCAATGAGCTGGGGCAATTCGGAATTACTGTAAATAATGTGTTGCCAGGCGCTACCCGCACCGGCCGTCTGGAATCCATCATCGAAAATAAAGCAAAGAAAACAGAAGCAGCAGTTGACGCTATAGAAAGTGAAATGATGGCTGAGATACCAGCCCGCCGTTTTGCCGAACCTGAAGAAGTTGCTGCCGCTGCCGCATTTTTAGCGACACCTGCCGCTGCGTATATTAACGGTATTAACGTGCCGGTAGATGGTGGTAGAACGGGGTGTTTGTAA
- a CDS encoding GNAT family N-acetyltransferase → MSQNLETARLQLRPVRPSDADFILKGLSDTRVTTYYAVHYDTPEAVQEQMQFYDNLQQTGTGIWWVFSLRGATDLIGACGYSSLETENRKAEIGFWLLPEHWGKGYIPEAAKAILKYGFESMNLHRIEAIVEGGNAQSEKVLQKLGFTREGRLRDREIKNGHFIDLVHYSLLETDEV, encoded by the coding sequence ATGAGCCAAAACCTAGAGACAGCCAGACTGCAGCTACGCCCTGTACGGCCATCCGATGCTGATTTTATACTTAAAGGATTATCTGACACACGTGTAACAACATACTATGCCGTACATTATGATACTCCTGAAGCCGTGCAGGAGCAAATGCAGTTTTACGACAACCTGCAGCAGACCGGCACCGGCATCTGGTGGGTGTTCTCATTAAGGGGAGCAACCGATTTGATTGGCGCCTGTGGCTATAGCAGCTTAGAAACTGAAAATCGTAAAGCAGAGATCGGATTTTGGTTGCTGCCGGAGCACTGGGGCAAGGGTTACATTCCTGAAGCTGCCAAGGCTATTTTAAAGTATGGTTTCGAAAGTATGAATCTGCATCGCATTGAGGCTATAGTAGAAGGCGGCAACGCGCAGTCGGAGAAGGTGCTGCAAAAGCTTGGCTTTACACGCGAAGGAAGGCTTCGTGACCGCGAAATAAAGAACGGACACTTCATAGACCTTGTGCATTATAGTTTACTGGAGACGGATGAAGTATAG
- the kynU gene encoding kynureninase, translating into MNYQNTLAFAQEQDQNDPLYHFRDKFYFPQVNGKDAIYFCGNSLGLQPKSAQMYIDNEMYKWANLAVEGHFKGEEPWFNYHELLAGGAARVVGAKESEVVVMNQLTVNLHLMLVSFYRPEGKRFKIITEAGAFPSDQYALETQTRFHGYNPDEAVIELYPREGEHTLRTEDILQSIKDNADELALVMMGGINYYTGQVFDMEAITKAGHEAGAIVGFDLAHAAGNVPVKLHDWDVDFAVWCTYKYLNSGPGGTSGVFVHERHGNNPDLPRFAGWWGHDASARFQMKKGFIPMPGAAGWQVSNAQILPLAVHRASLELFDAAGMENMRAKSEKLTGYLEYLINDVHVGKDVLEMITPTDPKARGCQISILVKKNARELFSKLMEAGIIVDYREPNVIRVAPTPLYNSFEEVYRFSEILHECLEDHQ; encoded by the coding sequence ATGAACTATCAGAATACCCTAGCCTTTGCGCAGGAGCAAGACCAGAACGACCCACTATATCACTTCAGAGATAAATTTTACTTTCCGCAGGTTAATGGCAAAGATGCTATTTACTTCTGTGGCAACTCACTTGGGCTGCAGCCAAAGTCGGCTCAGATGTACATCGATAACGAAATGTATAAATGGGCAAACCTGGCCGTAGAAGGGCATTTTAAAGGCGAAGAGCCTTGGTTTAATTATCACGAACTTTTAGCTGGCGGTGCTGCACGTGTGGTTGGTGCTAAAGAGAGCGAAGTAGTGGTTATGAACCAGCTTACTGTTAACCTGCACCTGATGCTGGTATCGTTTTACAGACCGGAAGGCAAGCGTTTTAAGATTATTACCGAAGCCGGAGCATTCCCTTCAGACCAATACGCACTGGAAACTCAAACCCGCTTTCATGGCTATAACCCCGACGAAGCAGTAATTGAGCTGTATCCGAGAGAAGGTGAACACACGCTGCGCACCGAAGATATCCTGCAAAGTATAAAAGACAATGCCGATGAGCTTGCACTGGTAATGATGGGCGGCATTAACTACTATACCGGCCAGGTTTTTGATATGGAAGCTATTACCAAAGCAGGCCACGAAGCAGGTGCTATAGTTGGATTTGACCTGGCACACGCTGCCGGTAACGTACCTGTAAAACTACACGACTGGGATGTAGACTTTGCGGTGTGGTGTACTTATAAATACCTGAACTCGGGCCCGGGCGGTACATCAGGTGTATTTGTGCACGAGCGACACGGTAATAACCCCGACCTGCCACGCTTTGCAGGTTGGTGGGGCCACGATGCCAGTGCTCGTTTCCAGATGAAGAAAGGCTTTATACCTATGCCCGGTGCCGCAGGCTGGCAGGTCAGTAACGCCCAGATCTTACCATTGGCTGTACACCGTGCTTCTTTAGAGCTTTTTGATGCGGCCGGAATGGAGAACATGCGCGCGAAAAGCGAAAAGCTAACTGGTTACCTGGAGTACCTCATCAACGATGTGCATGTGGGCAAAGATGTGCTGGAGATGATCACGCCAACCGACCCGAAGGCTCGTGGCTGCCAGATATCTATACTTGTAAAAAAGAACGCCCGTGAACTGTTTAGCAAACTGATGGAAGCCGGCATTATAGTTGACTACCGCGAACCAAATGTAATACGCGTAGCTCCTACCCCGCTTTATAACAGCTTTGAAGAAGTTTACCGCTTCTCTGAGATTCTGCACGAATGCCTGGAAGATCACCAATAA
- a CDS encoding cation:proton antiporter — protein MDPYILILTIIGLAALSMAWVPALLRKTFISYPIVFVAVGAILYLFPFELPSPSPLWQEDYVVHLTELVVIISLMGTGLKIRRKFNFKNWQIPFRLVSITMLLCIAGLSLMGWGILGLAPAAAILLGAVLAPTDPVLAEQVQVGPPDDPEEDDVRFSLTAEAGLNDGMAFPFTWLAVVIAVAAGTSGDWLFDWVIRDLLYRVIAGAGIGFLIGRGLAYLIFKLPRKSSFPRATDGFLALSATLVSYGITELAHGYGFLAVFITAITMSSFEAEDKYHTEMHDFVAQVEHIMMVMLLIVFGGSLVRGLLDHLTWNGVFIGIAFLFIIRPVSALIGMIGVKVSLHEKLAISFFGIRGIGSFFYLSFALDKVDFVDADTLWSIVGFIVMVSIILHGVTATHIMRHLDWTREKKEIAGETKKIT, from the coding sequence ATGGACCCATATATTCTTATACTCACCATCATCGGATTAGCGGCACTTTCCATGGCGTGGGTCCCGGCTTTGCTGCGCAAAACATTTATATCTTATCCCATTGTGTTTGTGGCAGTAGGCGCTATACTCTACCTCTTCCCTTTCGAACTGCCTTCTCCCAGCCCGCTCTGGCAGGAAGATTATGTAGTGCACCTAACAGAACTGGTTGTTATTATTTCACTGATGGGCACCGGCCTGAAGATCAGGCGCAAATTCAATTTTAAAAACTGGCAGATACCTTTCCGGTTGGTAAGTATAACCATGCTGCTTTGTATTGCCGGACTTAGCCTAATGGGCTGGGGAATTTTAGGGCTGGCGCCTGCCGCAGCTATATTACTGGGAGCAGTACTGGCACCTACCGACCCGGTATTGGCGGAGCAGGTACAGGTTGGCCCCCCAGACGATCCCGAAGAAGATGATGTACGATTTTCGCTTACCGCTGAGGCAGGACTAAACGATGGAATGGCTTTTCCGTTTACATGGCTTGCGGTAGTAATAGCTGTTGCAGCTGGCACCTCCGGCGACTGGCTGTTTGACTGGGTAATTCGTGATCTGCTATACCGTGTTATTGCTGGCGCTGGTATTGGCTTCCTTATCGGCCGGGGGTTAGCCTATCTTATCTTTAAGCTGCCTCGCAAATCCAGCTTCCCAAGAGCAACCGATGGGTTTCTGGCATTATCAGCAACCTTGGTGTCTTATGGCATAACAGAACTGGCACACGGGTATGGTTTCCTGGCTGTATTTATTACAGCCATAACCATGAGCAGCTTTGAAGCAGAAGACAAGTACCACACCGAGATGCACGATTTTGTAGCACAGGTAGAGCATATTATGATGGTGATGCTGCTGATCGTGTTTGGCGGTAGCCTGGTGCGGGGCCTGCTGGATCATCTTACCTGGAACGGAGTGTTTATTGGTATTGCGTTTCTGTTTATAATCCGGCCTGTGTCTGCCCTTATCGGGATGATAGGCGTAAAAGTGTCGCTTCATGAAAAGCTGGCTATAAGCTTTTTCGGCATCCGGGGTATCGGCTCCTTCTTTTACTTATCATTTGCTTTAGATAAAGTTGATTTTGTAGATGCAGATACGCTTTGGTCTATTGTAGGATTTATTGTAATGGTCTCTATTATACTTCATGGAGTAACTGCTACTCACATTATGAGACATCTCGACTGGACCAGGGAGAAAAAGGAAATAGCAGGTGAAACGAAAAAGATCACCTGA
- a CDS encoding DUF4168 domain-containing protein, with amino-acid sequence MNILHNKIKGFTVAILVVGASAFANTALAQKKQQQQKPVQPATEQTTPSTGITDADLKQFADANNRLMVVQQEGEKAMLAILAEEKLSVEKFSEMAKAHQQQKLGEVKATPAELEAFNKSAQRMMALQPTMEQDMEKAIVKDGMTIEKYEQIMVAFKQDPAIQAKVQTLMGQK; translated from the coding sequence ATGAACATCTTACATAATAAAATTAAAGGGTTTACTGTAGCTATACTTGTAGTAGGGGCCAGTGCATTTGCAAATACAGCTCTTGCACAGAAAAAGCAACAACAGCAAAAGCCAGTACAGCCTGCCACAGAGCAAACCACACCATCAACAGGAATTACCGATGCTGACCTAAAACAGTTTGCCGATGCTAATAACCGCCTGATGGTCGTACAACAGGAAGGAGAGAAAGCAATGCTGGCTATATTGGCTGAAGAAAAGCTAAGTGTTGAGAAATTCAGCGAGATGGCTAAAGCGCATCAGCAGCAGAAATTAGGAGAAGTAAAAGCTACACCAGCAGAGCTAGAGGCTTTTAATAAGTCTGCGCAACGCATGATGGCACTGCAGCCAACCATGGAGCAGGATATGGAAAAAGCCATCGTGAAAGACGGCATGACCATAGAAAAGTATGAACAGATAATGGTAGCGTTTAAGCAAGACCCAGCTATACAGGCAAAAGTGCAGACACTTATGGGCCAGAAATAG
- a CDS encoding FAD-dependent oxidoreductase translates to MTEKKNIAIIGAGLVGSLLSLYLAKRGYKIDLYERRPDMRVSTLDGGRSINLALSDRGWRALRGIGIEEDVRKVAIPMYGRMMHSENGQLTYQPYGKEGQAIYSVSRAGLNMALMNLSEPNPDINYHFNMQVQDVNLRTNEVYLHNHHSDTDEVIQPELIFGADGAFSMVRNALQKTERFNYQQSYLEYGYKELTIPAAEDGGWLLEKNALHIWPRGNYMMIALPNIDGSFTCTLFFPYEGERSFAAIKNDTDLLNFFLEVFPDAVALMPDLAQEYFCNPTGSLVTIKCFPWSYEDKVLLIGDACHAVVPFYGQGMNAGFEDITVLDKMLDSFDGNWEKLFKEFERKRKPDADAIADLAVMNFIEMRDAVADARFLLRKKVESKISEQYPDKWLPLYGMVTFSDLPYSYALETGRQQDKIMGKIMKHIDTLEDYNKSEVQQLLEEQLVQKEKLKAYQQQEV, encoded by the coding sequence ATGACCGAGAAAAAGAACATCGCCATTATAGGAGCCGGTTTGGTTGGCTCATTGCTATCGTTATACCTGGCTAAACGCGGTTACAAAATCGATTTGTACGAGCGCCGCCCTGATATGCGTGTTAGCACTCTTGATGGTGGGAGATCTATAAACCTTGCCCTCAGCGATAGAGGCTGGCGGGCGTTGCGAGGTATTGGCATAGAAGAAGATGTGCGCAAAGTAGCTATACCTATGTATGGCCGCATGATGCATAGCGAAAACGGGCAATTAACTTACCAACCTTATGGTAAAGAGGGGCAGGCTATTTATTCGGTTTCACGTGCCGGCCTGAACATGGCGCTCATGAACCTGTCGGAGCCAAACCCGGATATAAACTACCACTTTAACATGCAGGTGCAGGATGTTAACCTTCGTACCAACGAAGTATACCTGCACAACCACCACTCTGATACTGACGAGGTAATACAACCTGAATTAATCTTTGGGGCTGATGGGGCTTTTTCGATGGTTCGTAATGCTTTACAAAAAACCGAGCGCTTCAATTATCAGCAAAGCTACCTGGAGTACGGCTACAAAGAACTAACCATACCTGCTGCTGAAGATGGGGGTTGGCTACTGGAAAAAAATGCACTGCACATCTGGCCTCGCGGCAACTATATGATGATCGCGTTGCCAAACATAGATGGTAGCTTTACCTGTACTTTATTTTTCCCCTACGAAGGCGAGCGCTCTTTTGCTGCCATTAAAAACGATACTGATCTGCTAAACTTTTTCCTGGAGGTGTTCCCGGATGCAGTAGCCTTGATGCCTGACCTGGCACAGGAATATTTCTGCAACCCGACCGGCTCTCTGGTAACTATAAAATGTTTCCCGTGGAGTTATGAAGACAAAGTGTTGCTGATCGGGGATGCCTGCCATGCTGTAGTACCTTTTTATGGGCAAGGCATGAACGCCGGCTTCGAAGATATAACCGTACTCGATAAGATGCTGGACAGCTTTGATGGCAACTGGGAAAAACTGTTTAAGGAATTTGAACGCAAACGTAAACCAGACGCCGATGCCATTGCAGATCTTGCTGTGATGAACTTTATAGAAATGCGCGATGCAGTAGCTGATGCACGGTTCTTATTACGCAAGAAGGTAGAGAGCAAGATCAGTGAGCAGTATCCTGATAAATGGCTTCCGCTTTACGGCATGGTTACTTTCTCTGATCTGCCTTACTCCTATGCCCTCGAAACGGGCCGGCAACAGGACAAGATCATGGGCAAGATCATGAAGCATATCGATACGTTGGAAGATTACAATAAATCCGAAGTGCAGCAGCTACTGGAAGAACAGCTTGTGCAAAAAGAAAAGCTGAAAGCTTATCAGCAACAGGAAGTATAA
- a CDS encoding alpha-ketoglutarate-dependent dioxygenase AlkB family protein — MPHLDKNLTKIPLPDANVWYAASFFTTETSDLYFKQLMEQVNWKQEKIKMFGKEILLPRLTAWYGDKSYTYSGLNNKPQPWLPVLLQIKEQVEAATGHKYNSVLLNHYQTGQNSMGWHSDDEPELGPEPNIASVSFGAERRFGFRHRHDKAQKNLYLLIKHGSLLLMQGPTQHNWQHAIPKTAQQTGSRINLTFRTIVG, encoded by the coding sequence ATGCCACACCTGGATAAGAATCTTACCAAGATACCTTTACCTGATGCCAATGTATGGTATGCAGCATCCTTTTTTACTACAGAAACCAGCGATTTATACTTTAAGCAATTAATGGAGCAGGTAAACTGGAAGCAGGAAAAGATAAAGATGTTTGGCAAGGAGATACTTCTGCCCCGGCTCACTGCCTGGTACGGCGATAAAAGCTATACTTACTCCGGCCTGAACAATAAACCCCAGCCATGGCTACCGGTACTGCTACAGATAAAAGAACAAGTAGAAGCTGCAACTGGCCACAAGTATAACAGCGTGCTTTTAAACCATTACCAAACCGGCCAAAACAGCATGGGCTGGCACTCCGACGATGAACCAGAACTTGGTCCTGAACCCAATATTGCCTCGGTAAGCTTCGGGGCAGAACGCAGGTTTGGTTTCCGGCACAGGCACGACAAAGCACAGAAGAATTTATACTTACTTATAAAACACGGTAGCCTGTTGTTAATGCAGGGCCCTACACAACATAACTGGCAGCACGCTATCCCTAAAACTGCACAGCAAACAGGTAGCCGCATCAACCTTACTTTTCGTACCATTGTAGGCTGA